One window from the genome of Diospyros lotus cultivar Yz01 chromosome 11, ASM1463336v1, whole genome shotgun sequence encodes:
- the LOC127813027 gene encoding probable potassium transporter 2 isoform X1, producing MVENRNQHKHVLLLAYQSFGIVHGGLSTSPLYVYITTFSGRLYHYQTEDAVFGVFSVIFWTITILLFFKYIIILLSADDNGEGGPFALYSLLCRHGKFSLLPNHQAADDEISTYHHHPGHSNRNTSPSSFKSFIKKHRKMKTGLLLVVLFGACLLICDGILTPAITVLSSVKGLQVHSHRFHNHMIISIACAVLVGLFAMQHRGTNRVAFLFAPIVIIWLLSIGAVGIYNTIEWNPYIYRALSPYYIYKFFVDTGKDGWLSLGGMFLCAGGTGAMFANLGYFTAASIRISFSFVVYPCLVLQYMGQAAFLSKNFNAISASFYASIPDPIFWPVFIVANLAAVVASQSIISATFSIVKQCHAFDCFPRIKVVHKARWFDHQIYIPEINWILMILSVAVIVGLQRTSLVGNAYGIACTGEAFLTTCLMTLVIIFVWNKNSIFSLLFLLLFGSIEASYLLSSSTKITQGGGIPLVLSSFVLTIMYVWHYGTRRKYLFDLQNKVSMKCILSLGPSLGILRVPGIGLIYSELVTGIPAAFSHFMTNLPAIQQVVIFVCVKSVPVPYVPHKERYLIGRIGPKAYRMYRCIVRYGYQDVHKDDEDFENHLVMCVAEFIKLEAEGSATIDGSMDGRMAVVRTSEKFGTRLIMSESSGAEASSSSSILPNSKSATLQRLQAMYELESSHQVRRRRMQFKLPYTDHMHQHVQEELCELLEAKRAGVAYIMGHSYIKARRNSSFLKKFVIDLAYSFLRKNCRAPAVTLSIPRSSLIGLGMNYQV from the exons ATG GTTGAAAATAGAAATCAGCACAAACATGTTCTCCTGTTAGCATACCAGAGTTTTGGAATTGTGCATGGCGGCTTGAGCACTTCCCCCCTTTATGTTTATATAACTACATTCTCGGGAAGATTATATCATTATCAAACTGAGGATGCAGTATTTGGAGTGTTTTCAGTGATATTTTGGACTATCaccattcttttgtttttcaagtATATTATAATTCTGTTGAGTGCAGACGACAATGGTGAGG GAGGACCTTTTGCTTTATACTCACTCCTCTGTAGACATGGAAAATTCAGTTTGCTTCCAAATCATCAAGCAGCAGATGACGAAATTAGCacatatcatcatcatccagGACACTCAAACAGGAATACATCTCCCTCATCTTTCAAGAGTTTTATTAAGAAACACAGAAAGATGAAAACAGGGTTACTTCTTGTGGTCTTATTTGGCGCTTGCCTGCTGATATGTGATGGTATCCTGACACCTGCAATTACTG TGTTGTCATCAGTTAAAGGGCTGCAAGTTCATTCACACAGATTTCATAATC ATATGATAATTTCAATTGCTTGTGCTGTATTAGTTGGTCTCTTTGCTATGCAGCACCGTGGCACCAACAGGGTGGCCTTCCTGTTTGCTCCTATTGTAATCATATGGCTATTGTCCATTGGTGCTGTTGGCATCTACAACACGATTGAGTGGAATCCATATATATACCGGGCTCTTTCTCCATATTACATCTATAAGTTCTTTGTAGATACAGGAAAAGATGGCTGGCTCTCTCTTGGAGGAATGTTTCTTTGTGCTGGAG GAACTGGAGCTATGTTTGCAAACCTTGGTTACTTCACTGCTGCATCAATTAGA atttcattttcttttgttgtttacCCTTGTTTGGTGCTTCAGTACATGGGGCAGGCTGCATTCCTTTCAAAGAATTTTAATGCAATTTCTGCAAGTTTCTATGCATCAATTCCAG ATCCCATATTTTGGCCAGTTTTTATCGTGGCAAATCTTGCTGCAGTTGTTGCCAGTCAATCTATCATCTCAGCCACATTCTCAATTGTGAAACAGTGCCATGCCTTTGACTGTTTTCCTCGCATCAAAGTCGTACATAAGGCGAGATGGTTTGATCATCAGATATACATCCCTGAAATAAACTGGATCCTTATGATCCTCAGCGTGGCTGTCATAGTCGGTTTACAAAGAACATCACTGGTTGGGAATGCTTATG GTATTGCTTGCACCGGCGAAGCATTTTTGACAACATGCTTGATGACATTGGTCATTATCTTCGTATGGAATAAGAATTCCATATTTTCCCTTTTATTCCTCTTATTATTTGGATCTATAGAGGCCAGCTACCTCTTGTCTTCTTCTACGAAAATTACCCAAGGTGGAGGGATCCCACTTGTGCTCTCTTCATTTGTTCTCACAATTATGTACGTGTGGCACTACGGCACCAGGAGGAAGTATCTATTTGATTTGCAAAACAAAGTATCCATGAAATGTATTCTGTCACTAGGCCCCAGTCTTGGGATTCTTCGGGTTCCTGGTATTGGTCTCATCTACAGCGAGTTGGTAACTGGAATTCCAGCAGCATTCTCCCATTTCATGACAAACTTGCCAGCTATTCAACAGGTGGTTATCTTTGTGTGTGTCAAATCGGTTCCTGTTCCATATGTCCCCCACAAAGAGCGGTATCTCATTGGTCGAATTGGCCCCAAAGCTTACCGCATGTACCGTTGTATTGTCCGCTATGGATACCAAGATGTCCACAAGGATGAcgaagattttgaaaatcatcttgTAATGTGCGTAGCAGAATTCATCAAACTAGAAGCTGAAGGTTCCGCAACCATTGATGGGTCCATGGATGGCCGGATGGCAGTTGTGAGGACATCCGAGAAGTTTGGGACAAGGTTGATAATGTCAGAATCTTCCGGCGCCGAAGCAAGTAGCTCTTCAAGCATTTTACCAAACAGCAAGTCAGCCACATTGCAGAGGTTACAAGCCATGTATGAGCTGGAATCATCGCACCAGGTCCGCAGGCGCCGCATGCAATTCAAATTGCCATACACAGATCATATGCACCAGCATGTTCAGGAAGAGCTTTGTGAGCTTCTGGAAGCCAAGCGTGCCGGGGTAGCATACATAATGGGCCACTCTTATATAAAGGCAAGAAGGAATTCATCATTCTTAAAGAAGTTTGTGATCGACCTAGCATACTCTTTCTTGCGAAAGAACTGTCGAGCACCTGCTGTGACCTTGAGCATCCCTCGCAGCAGTTTGATTGGGCTCGGTATGAACTACCAGGTATAA
- the LOC127812885 gene encoding calcium-dependent protein kinase 1-like, producing the protein MGNCNGQLSPDAGGGSDLPPQPNGLSIRASEYPPLPGRPQPPPPTTTTTSPLSGIGRVLCRPMEDVRSTYTFSDELGRGQFGVTFLVTHNTTGEKFACKSIATRKLVSKDDVEDVRREVQIMHHLTGHRNIVELKGAYEDRQSVNLVMELCAGGELFDRIIEKGHYSERAAAALCRQIVTVVHYCHSMGVMHRDLKPENFLFLSTDEDSPLKATDFGLSVFFKPGDTFKDLVGSAYYVAPEVLRRNYGAEADIWSAGVIFYILLSGVPPFWGENEQGIFDAILHGDLDFSSDPWPSISSSAKDLVKRMLRDDPKERLCAFEVLNHPWMREDGDASDKPLDVAVLTRMKQFRAMNKLKKVALKVIAENLSEEEIVGLKEMFKSMDTDNSGTITFEELKAGLPKLGTKLSESEVRQLMEAADVDGNGTIDYIEFITATMHMNRMEREDHLYTAFEFFDKDKSGYITMEELENALKQYNMGDEKTIKEIIAEVDTDHDGRINYDEFVAMMRKGNPELVANRRRRS; encoded by the exons ATGGGTAACTGCAACGGCCAACTAAGCCCTGACGCCGGCGGTGGCTCCGACCTGCCACCGCAACCCAATGGCCTCAGCATCCGTGCATCAGAATATCCGCCGCTGCCTGGCCGCCCGCAACCACCACCGCCGACCACCACCACCACGTCCCCACTCTCCGGCATCGGCCGCGTCCTCTGCCGGCCGATGGAGGACGTCCGCTCCACCTATACTTTCAGCGATGAACTCGGCCGCGGCCAGTTCGGCGTGACCTTCCTCGTCACGCACAACACCACCGGCGAGAAGTTCGCGTGCAAGTCCATCGCCACTCGCAAACTCGTGTCCAAGGACGACGTCGAGGACGTCCGGCGCGAGGTCCAGATCATGCACCACCTTACCGGCCACCGCAATATCGTGGAGCTGAAAGGCGCTTACGAGGACCGGCAGTCGGTCAATTTGGTGATGGAGCTCTGTGCCGGCGGTGAGCTCTTCGATCGGATCATCGAAAAGGGCCACTACTCCGAGCGCGCCGCCGCCGCGCTCTGTCGCCAGATCGTCACCGTTGTGCACTATTGCCACTCCATGGGGGTGATGCATAGAGATTTGAAGCCTGAGAATTTCTTGTTCTTGAGTACCGATGAAGATTCGCCTTTGAAAGCCACTGACTTTGGGCTGTCAGTGTTCTTCAAGCCAG GAGACACATTTAAAGACCTTGTTGGAAGTGCATATTATGTTGCTCCTGAAGTGCTGCGTCGAAATTATGGAGCTGAAGCTGATATTTGGAGTGCTGGGGTGATATTTTACATATTACTTAGTGGAGTCCCACCATTTTGGGGAG AGAATGAGCAAGGTATCTTTGATGCTATTCTGcatggagatcttgatttttcatctgATCCTTGGCCATCAATATCCAGTAGTGCCAAGGATCTTGTTAAGAGGATGCTACGGGATGACCCTAAAGAAAGGCTCTGTGCATTTGAAGTATTGA ATCATCCATGGATGAGAGAAGATGGGGATGCATCCGACAAGCCTCTTGATGTTGCTGTGTTAACGAGAATGAAGCAGTTCCGTGCAATGAACAAGCTCAAAAAAGTAGCTCTGAAG GTAATTGCAGAAAATCTTTCTGAAGAAGAAATTGTTGGCTTGAAGGAAATGTTTAAATCCATGGACACAGATAATAGTGGGACAATTACTTTTGAAGAGTTGAAAGCTGGTCTTCCAAAACTGGGCACCAAGCTATCTGAGTCAGAAGTGAGGCAGTTGATGGAAGCG GCTGATGTGGATGGAAATGGAACAATTGATTACATTGAGTTCATAACAGCTACCATGCACATGAACAGAATGGAAAGGGAAGACCACTTGTACACAGCCTTCGAATTTTTTGACAAGGACAAGAGCGG GTACATCACAATGGAAGAATTGGAGAATGCCTTGAAGCAGTATAACATGGGTGAtgagaaaacaataaaagagATTATTGCAGAAGTTGACACAGATCAT GATGGAAGGATCAACTATGATGAGTTTGTTGCCATGATGAGAAAGGGCAATCCAGAGTTGGTCGCGAACAGGCGTCGCAGATCTTGA
- the LOC127813027 gene encoding potassium transporter 7-like isoform X2 yields MKTGLLLVVLFGACLLICDGILTPAITVLSSVKGLQVHSHRFHNHMIISIACAVLVGLFAMQHRGTNRVAFLFAPIVIIWLLSIGAVGIYNTIEWNPYIYRALSPYYIYKFFVDTGKDGWLSLGGMFLCAGGTGAMFANLGYFTAASIRISFSFVVYPCLVLQYMGQAAFLSKNFNAISASFYASIPDPIFWPVFIVANLAAVVASQSIISATFSIVKQCHAFDCFPRIKVVHKARWFDHQIYIPEINWILMILSVAVIVGLQRTSLVGNAYGIACTGEAFLTTCLMTLVIIFVWNKNSIFSLLFLLLFGSIEASYLLSSSTKITQGGGIPLVLSSFVLTIMYVWHYGTRRKYLFDLQNKVSMKCILSLGPSLGILRVPGIGLIYSELVTGIPAAFSHFMTNLPAIQQVVIFVCVKSVPVPYVPHKERYLIGRIGPKAYRMYRCIVRYGYQDVHKDDEDFENHLVMCVAEFIKLEAEGSATIDGSMDGRMAVVRTSEKFGTRLIMSESSGAEASSSSSILPNSKSATLQRLQAMYELESSHQVRRRRMQFKLPYTDHMHQHVQEELCELLEAKRAGVAYIMGHSYIKARRNSSFLKKFVIDLAYSFLRKNCRAPAVTLSIPRSSLIGLGMNYQV; encoded by the exons ATGAAAACAGGGTTACTTCTTGTGGTCTTATTTGGCGCTTGCCTGCTGATATGTGATGGTATCCTGACACCTGCAATTACTG TGTTGTCATCAGTTAAAGGGCTGCAAGTTCATTCACACAGATTTCATAATC ATATGATAATTTCAATTGCTTGTGCTGTATTAGTTGGTCTCTTTGCTATGCAGCACCGTGGCACCAACAGGGTGGCCTTCCTGTTTGCTCCTATTGTAATCATATGGCTATTGTCCATTGGTGCTGTTGGCATCTACAACACGATTGAGTGGAATCCATATATATACCGGGCTCTTTCTCCATATTACATCTATAAGTTCTTTGTAGATACAGGAAAAGATGGCTGGCTCTCTCTTGGAGGAATGTTTCTTTGTGCTGGAG GAACTGGAGCTATGTTTGCAAACCTTGGTTACTTCACTGCTGCATCAATTAGA atttcattttcttttgttgtttacCCTTGTTTGGTGCTTCAGTACATGGGGCAGGCTGCATTCCTTTCAAAGAATTTTAATGCAATTTCTGCAAGTTTCTATGCATCAATTCCAG ATCCCATATTTTGGCCAGTTTTTATCGTGGCAAATCTTGCTGCAGTTGTTGCCAGTCAATCTATCATCTCAGCCACATTCTCAATTGTGAAACAGTGCCATGCCTTTGACTGTTTTCCTCGCATCAAAGTCGTACATAAGGCGAGATGGTTTGATCATCAGATATACATCCCTGAAATAAACTGGATCCTTATGATCCTCAGCGTGGCTGTCATAGTCGGTTTACAAAGAACATCACTGGTTGGGAATGCTTATG GTATTGCTTGCACCGGCGAAGCATTTTTGACAACATGCTTGATGACATTGGTCATTATCTTCGTATGGAATAAGAATTCCATATTTTCCCTTTTATTCCTCTTATTATTTGGATCTATAGAGGCCAGCTACCTCTTGTCTTCTTCTACGAAAATTACCCAAGGTGGAGGGATCCCACTTGTGCTCTCTTCATTTGTTCTCACAATTATGTACGTGTGGCACTACGGCACCAGGAGGAAGTATCTATTTGATTTGCAAAACAAAGTATCCATGAAATGTATTCTGTCACTAGGCCCCAGTCTTGGGATTCTTCGGGTTCCTGGTATTGGTCTCATCTACAGCGAGTTGGTAACTGGAATTCCAGCAGCATTCTCCCATTTCATGACAAACTTGCCAGCTATTCAACAGGTGGTTATCTTTGTGTGTGTCAAATCGGTTCCTGTTCCATATGTCCCCCACAAAGAGCGGTATCTCATTGGTCGAATTGGCCCCAAAGCTTACCGCATGTACCGTTGTATTGTCCGCTATGGATACCAAGATGTCCACAAGGATGAcgaagattttgaaaatcatcttgTAATGTGCGTAGCAGAATTCATCAAACTAGAAGCTGAAGGTTCCGCAACCATTGATGGGTCCATGGATGGCCGGATGGCAGTTGTGAGGACATCCGAGAAGTTTGGGACAAGGTTGATAATGTCAGAATCTTCCGGCGCCGAAGCAAGTAGCTCTTCAAGCATTTTACCAAACAGCAAGTCAGCCACATTGCAGAGGTTACAAGCCATGTATGAGCTGGAATCATCGCACCAGGTCCGCAGGCGCCGCATGCAATTCAAATTGCCATACACAGATCATATGCACCAGCATGTTCAGGAAGAGCTTTGTGAGCTTCTGGAAGCCAAGCGTGCCGGGGTAGCATACATAATGGGCCACTCTTATATAAAGGCAAGAAGGAATTCATCATTCTTAAAGAAGTTTGTGATCGACCTAGCATACTCTTTCTTGCGAAAGAACTGTCGAGCACCTGCTGTGACCTTGAGCATCCCTCGCAGCAGTTTGATTGGGCTCGGTATGAACTACCAGGTATAA
- the LOC127813029 gene encoding thioredoxin-like protein HCF164, chloroplastic, producing the protein MPCCLTLVETCSRLLHLIGKSACTNSMTRLVNPWLDSFTRLSSHQQTPFGAFQKPAKSSKAPMARVAPTPVGLHKLRPSTFLGHQSLSLINPSIRSQIRSRRCRITCCQTSPKPTDDSSPEKPLEEPGSANDDTSQDAGVSANASFPEYPTKNVNRQIAVVSALAALGLFFSSRLDLGVSLKDLSAAALPYEEALSNGKPTVVEFYADWCEVCRELAPDLYKVEQQYKDRVNFVMLNVDNTKWEQELDEFGVEGIPHFAFLDKFGNEEGNIVGRFPRQYFLENVNALARGEASVPHSQVVGQYSKAESRKVHQVVDPRSHG; encoded by the exons ATGCCCTGCTGCTTAACTTTAGTCGAAACTTGTAGCCGACTACTTCACCTAATAGGA AAGTCTgcctgtacaaatagcatgacccGTTTGGTAAATCCGTGGTTGGATTCTTTCACAAGATTGAGCAGCCACCAGCAGACGCCATTTGGCGCCTTCCAGAAGCCAGCAAAATCATCTAAAGCTCCGATGGCTCGGGTGGCTCCAACCCCCGTTGGCCTCCACAAGCTCCGGCCGTCGACCTTTCTGGGTCATCAATCTTTGAGCCTGATTAATCCCTCCATACGGTCCCAGATTAGAAGTCGCAGATGTCGGATTACTTGCTGCCAAACAAGCCCCAAGCCGACTGACGACTCCTCACCG GAAAAGCCACTGGAGGAGCCTGGTTCAGCCAATGACGACACAAGCCAAGATGCAGGTGTTTCCGCTAATGCTAGTTTTCCTGAATATCCAACCAAAAATGTAAACAGGCAGATCGCTGTTGTTTCTGCCCTTGCAGCCTTGGGACTTTTCTTCTCATCACGACTAGATTTAGGTGTTTCTTTGAAGGATCTCTCTGCTGCGGCATTACCATATGAGGAG GCTCTGTCAAACGGGAAGCCCACTGTTGTGGAATTCTATGCAGATTGGTGCGAAGTATGTCGAGAATTAGCCCCAGACTTATACAAAGTCGAGCAGCAGTACAA GGACCGTGTGAACTTTGTGATGCTGAATGTTGACAACACCAAGTGGGAACAAGAGCTCGACGAATTCGGCGTTGAAGGTATCCCCCATTTCGCATTCTTGGACAAGTTTGGGAACGAGGAGGGAAACATTGTGGGTAGATTCCCGAGACAGTACTTTCTGGAGAACGTCAACGCGCTTGCACGGGGCGAAGCATCGGTACCTCATTCCCAAGTCGTGGGACAGTATTCGAAGGCGGAGTCTCGGAAGGTGCACCAGGTTGTTGATCCAAGAAGTCATGGATAG